The Bos indicus x Bos taurus breed Angus x Brahman F1 hybrid chromosome 15, Bos_hybrid_MaternalHap_v2.0, whole genome shotgun sequence genome includes a window with the following:
- the LOC113904851 gene encoding olfactory receptor 226, with translation MERKNQSGRVSEFVLLGFPALVPLRALLFALSLLAYVLVLTENILIIVAIRSHPSLHKPMYFFLANMSFLEIWYVTVTIPKMLAGFVGSKRGRGQLISFEGCMTQLCFFLGLGCTECVLLAVMAYDRYVAICHPLHYPVIVSGQLCVQLAAGSWAGGFGISMVKVFLISRLSYCGPNIINHFFCDVSPLLNLSCTDMSTAELTDFVLAIFILLGPLSVTGASYMAITSAVMRIPSAAGRHKAFSTCASHLTVVVIFYAASIFIYARPKALSAFDTNKLVSVLYAVIVPLLNPIIYCLRNQEVKRALRHTLHLHQGHDAN, from the coding sequence ATGGAGAGGAAGAACCAGAGTGGGAGAGTGAGTGAGTTTGTgttgctgggcttcccagctcTGGTACCACTGCGGGCACTATTATTTGCCCTTTCTCTGTTAGCCTATGTGTTGGTGCTGACTGAAAACATACTCATCATTGTGGCAATCAGGAGCCACCCCAGCCTCCACAAAcccatgtatttctttctggctAATATGTCCTTCCTGGAGATTTGGTACGTGACAGTCACTATTCCCAAGATGCTAGCTGGCTTTGTTGGGTCCAAACGGGGCCGTGGACAGCTAATCTCCTTTGAGGGCTGCATGACGCAGCTCTGCTTTTTCCTGGGCCTGGGCTGCACTGAGTGTGTCCTCCTTGCAGTTATGGCTTACgatcgctatgtggccatctgccatCCTCTCCACTACCCTGTCATTGTCAGTGGCCAGCTGTGTGTGCAGCTGGCAGCTGGCTCCTGGGCAGGAGGTTTTGGCATTTCCATGGTCAAAGTTTTTCTCATTTCTCGCCTCTCTTACTGTGGCCCCAACATCATCAATCACTTTTTCTGTGATGTCTCTCCATTGCTCAACCTTTCGTGCACTGACATGTCCACGGCAGAGCTTACAGACTTTGTCCTGGCCATTTTTATCCTACTGGGGCCACTCTCTGTCACTGGAGCCTCCTACATGGCCATCACCAGTGCTGTGATGCGCATTCCCTCAGCTGCTGGGCGCCATAAAGCCTTTTCCACCTGTGCCTCTCACCTTACTGTGGTGGTCATCTTCTATGCAGCCAGTATCTTCATCTATGCCCGCCCAAAGGCACTCTCAGCTTTTGACACCAACAAGCTGGTGTCTGTACTTTACGCTGTCATTGTACCACTGCTCAACCCCATCATTTACTGCCTGCGCAACCAAGAAGTAAAGAGAGCCTTACGCCATACTCTACACCTGCACCAGGGCCATGACGCTAACTAA